From a region of the Nerophis lumbriciformis linkage group LG06, RoL_Nlum_v2.1, whole genome shotgun sequence genome:
- the ap3s2 gene encoding AP-3 complex subunit sigma-2 has translation MIKAILIFNNHGKPRLIRFYQYFAEDMQQQIIRETFHLVSKRDDNVCNFLEGGSLIGGSDYKLIYRHYATLYFVFCVDSSESELGILDLIQVFVETLDKCFENVCELDLIFHMDKVHYILQEVVMGGMVLETNMNEIVGQVELQNRMEKSEGGLSAAPARAVSAVKNMNLPEIPRNINIGDINIKVPSLSPF, from the exons ATGATTAAGGCTATATTGATTTTCAACAACCACGGAAAGCCGCGACTCATCAGGTTCTATCAGTATTTT GCAGAGGACATGCAACAGCAGATAATTCGGGAGACTTTCCATTTGGTGTCAAAGAGAGACGACAACGTTTGTAACTTCCTGGAGGGTGGAAG TCTCATCGGCGGGTCTGACTACAAGCTGATCTACCGACATTACGCCACCCTCTACTTTGTCTTCTGTGTGGACTCCTCCGAGAGCGAGCTGGGCATTCTGGACCTCATCCAG GTGTTTGTGGAAACGCTGGACAAATGCTTTGAGAACGTCTGTGAGCTGGATCTCATATTCCACATGGACAAG GTCCACTACATCCTGCAGGAGGTGGTGATGGGAGGTATGGTGCTGGAGACCAACATGAACGAGATCGTGGGTCAGGTGGAGCTGCAGAACCGCATGGAGAAGTCAGAG GGAGGCCTGTCAGCGGCGCCTGCTCGCGCCGTCTCGGCCGTGAAGAACATGAACCTGCCCGAGATTCCGCGCAACATCAACATCGGAGACATCAACATCAAAGTGCCGAGCCTCTCCCCGTTTTGA